The following proteins are co-located in the Marinomonas profundi genome:
- a CDS encoding thioredoxin domain-containing protein has translation MTYPMSVGRNFAEVLRALDALQASYGVPIAMPANWEVGQDVIVSLSLNDEQAKEKFGEINVKLPYLRTTKMPS, from the coding sequence ATGACTTATCCAATGTCTGTCGGCCGAAATTTTGCAGAGGTGTTACGAGCGCTTGATGCATTACAAGCAAGCTACGGTGTGCCGATTGCAATGCCTGCAAACTGGGAAGTTGGACAAGATGTTATTGTTTCTTTGTCGTTAAATGATGAACAAGCGAAAGAAAAATTTGGTGAAATAAACGTTAAGCTACCTTACTTACGTACTACAAAAATGCCTAGCTAA
- a CDS encoding IS3 family transposase (programmed frameshift), protein MSGKRYTDEFKIEAVKQVTERGYKIAEVAERLGVSYKSMHDWIARYSKPEASRKTEDSALSEIQRLKAELKRVTEERDIPKGGRRVLCRGVKEKYTFIKSRLHDYSIVALCRTLQVHRSGFYAWLDCPKSRREQEDDELAITIKTHWLESGCVYGYRNITKDLKGEGKSCGKNRVLRVMRREGLKALIGYKRHPVFYRGSERNTAPNTLNREFIVPEPDQVWVTDFTYIRTKEGWLYVTVVVDLFSRLVVGWSMRSRATAESVIDALLMAIWRRRPTKRVLVHSDQGAQYTSKDWQTFLKDNNLEASMSRRGNCHDNAVAESFFSLLKKERVRNRTYQTRSDARSEIFDYIECFYNPKRHHGSNDGLSPLQYERRYFTELETV, encoded by the exons ATGAGTGGAAAACGTTATACTGATGAGTTCAAAATTGAAGCCGTTAAACAAGTCACTGAGCGGGGCTATAAGATTGCAGAAGTGGCTGAGCGACTTGGCGTTAGTTACAAAAGTATGCATGATTGGATAGCCCGATACAGCAAGCCTGAAGCGAGCAGAAAAACGGAAGATTCAGCTCTGTCAGAGATCCAGCGGCTCAAAGCTGAACTTAAACGTGTGACCGAAGAGAGGGACATTC CTAAAGGAGGCCGCCGTGTACTTTGCCGGGGAGTCAAAGAAAAGTACACGTTCATAAAATCACGGCTCCACGACTATTCTATTGTTGCCTTGTGTCGAACACTGCAAGTCCATAGGAGCGGTTTTTACGCTTGGCTGGACTGTCCAAAAAGTCGACGAGAGCAAGAAGATGATGAACTTGCCATCACCATTAAAACGCATTGGCTTGAGAGTGGTTGTGTTTACGGCTACCGCAATATCACCAAAGACCTAAAAGGAGAAGGTAAGTCTTGTGGGAAGAATCGAGTGCTAAGGGTGATGCGCCGAGAGGGCCTAAAAGCGCTAATAGGCTACAAACGCCACCCTGTTTTTTATCGTGGATCTGAACGTAATACAGCCCCCAATACACTAAATAGAGAGTTTATTGTCCCAGAACCAGATCAAGTATGGGTAACCGATTTTACGTACATCCGGACAAAAGAAGGCTGGCTTTATGTGACCGTCGTTGTTGATCTATTTTCTAGATTGGTCGTAGGATGGTCAATGAGATCAAGGGCGACAGCGGAGTCAGTTATTGATGCTTTACTCATGGCGATTTGGCGACGACGCCCCACAAAAAGAGTACTGGTACACTCAGATCAAGGCGCTCAATATACCTCGAAAGATTGGCAAACCTTCTTAAAAGATAATAATCTGGAAGCCAGTATGAGTCGACGTGGTAACTGTCACGATAATGCTGTTGCGGAAAGTTTTTTCTCGTTATTAAAAAAAGAAAGAGTTCGCAATCGGACCTATCAAACAAGAAGTGATGCTCGCTCAGAGATTTTTGATTATATCGAATGCTTTTATAATCCAAAGCGACACCATGGATCAAATGATGGATTATCGCCATTGCAATATGAGAGGCGATATTTTACGGAGCTAGAAACTGTCTAG
- a CDS encoding MBL fold metallo-hydrolase, giving the protein MMDTSNKPHVAAFFEKDSNTFSYVVKDPKSNNCAIIDSVLNFDYASGGTSNSSANEIIAYVNEHNLHVEWIIETHVHADHLSAAPYLKSKLGGKIGIGKQITIVQETFGKVFNEGTEFELDGSQFDHLFHDGEQYQVGELQCTAMHTPGHTPACFTHVLGDAVFVGDTLFMPDAGTARADFPGGDAGVLYDSIQKILALPEEYRVFMCHDYCPNGRELEYETTIASQKNDNIHVKKDIEKSAFVEMRGSRDKTLSMPRLILPSLQVNMRAGDFPKAEENGLVYLKVPVNAFK; this is encoded by the coding sequence ATGATGGACACTTCAAATAAACCGCATGTCGCTGCTTTTTTTGAAAAAGACTCAAATACTTTTTCATATGTCGTAAAGGATCCTAAATCAAATAACTGCGCAATCATTGATAGCGTACTTAACTTTGACTATGCCTCCGGTGGCACCTCGAACTCCAGTGCCAACGAAATCATCGCCTATGTAAATGAACATAATTTACATGTTGAATGGATCATCGAAACTCATGTGCATGCAGATCACCTTTCTGCCGCACCTTATTTAAAATCAAAACTTGGCGGAAAGATCGGTATTGGTAAACAGATAACCATCGTCCAAGAAACATTTGGCAAGGTGTTTAATGAAGGCACCGAATTTGAACTTGATGGTTCACAGTTTGATCACCTATTCCACGATGGCGAACAATATCAAGTTGGCGAATTACAATGTACTGCAATGCACACACCGGGACACACTCCGGCCTGCTTTACTCATGTGCTAGGTGATGCAGTTTTTGTTGGTGATACCTTGTTCATGCCAGATGCTGGAACAGCGAGAGCCGATTTTCCTGGCGGAGATGCGGGCGTGTTATACGACTCTATTCAAAAAATACTGGCTCTTCCTGAAGAGTATCGAGTCTTTATGTGCCATGACTATTGCCCTAATGGTCGCGAGTTGGAATACGAAACAACGATTGCATCACAAAAAAACGACAACATTCATGTGAAGAAAGACATTGAGAAAAGCGCCTTTGTTGAAATGCGCGGAAGTCGCGATAAAACCTTGTCGATGCCTCGCCTGATTCTGCCCTCTTTGCAAGTCAACATGCGAGCAGGGGATTTCCCAAAAGCTGAAGAAAATGGCTTGGTGTACCTAAAAGTTCCAGTTAACGCGTTCAAATAA
- a CDS encoding bifunctional protein tyrosine phosphatase family protein/NAD(P)/FAD-dependent oxidoreductase produces MLRKQITENFSVSEQITLNDVETLAQAGVSLIICNRPDNEEAGQLAFADVKAFAATKNIQAVHIPFSAGQMQDSDVALFKQAIRESHNIHAYCRTGNRSSIIWQAAQQTENSDSQTQNETFDVVIVGAGTAGIATAASILKRQLNTRICLIDPSTNHYYQPGWTLVGGGVFKANTTRRNMSDVIPKNTKWLRESVEHFQPENNTVSLSNGKTIAYKQLVVAAGIKLNWEAIEGLTDTLGYNGVTSNYRYDLAPYTWELTNNLKSGKAIFTQPPMPIKCAGAPQKAMYLSCDHWLKTGRLNKLNVSFYNAGAVLFGVSEYVPALMEYIEKYQVDTHFKHELVKVDGPNKKAFFSCVDEEGNTSIIEESYDMLHVCPPQTTPDFIKNSPLVDNAGWVDVDKETMQHKSFSNIWSLGDVSNTPNAKTMAAVRKQAPVVAQNIVNALQSRQEIAIYDGYGSCPLTVEKGKIVLAEFGYGGVLMPTFPNWLNKGTKATKLAWILKEDLLPSFYWHGMLKGHEWFVKPKMRK; encoded by the coding sequence ATGCTTCGCAAACAAATAACTGAGAATTTTTCTGTATCTGAACAAATCACCTTAAATGACGTTGAAACCCTTGCTCAAGCAGGGGTTTCTCTGATCATTTGTAATCGACCGGATAATGAAGAAGCAGGACAGCTTGCTTTTGCCGACGTGAAAGCATTTGCAGCCACTAAAAACATACAGGCCGTTCACATCCCTTTTTCTGCTGGTCAGATGCAAGACTCAGATGTTGCTCTGTTTAAACAAGCTATTAGAGAAAGCCATAACATACATGCGTATTGCCGAACGGGAAATCGTTCATCTATTATTTGGCAAGCTGCTCAGCAAACAGAAAACAGCGACAGTCAAACACAAAATGAAACCTTTGATGTGGTTATTGTAGGAGCAGGAACCGCAGGTATTGCAACGGCTGCAAGTATTCTCAAACGTCAATTGAATACTCGAATCTGTTTAATTGACCCTTCCACAAATCACTATTATCAGCCGGGTTGGACATTGGTTGGTGGCGGCGTTTTTAAAGCCAATACTACTCGCAGAAATATGTCTGACGTTATTCCCAAAAATACCAAGTGGCTACGAGAGTCCGTTGAGCATTTTCAACCTGAAAACAACACCGTCAGCCTAAGCAATGGAAAAACCATTGCTTACAAGCAACTCGTCGTCGCAGCCGGCATAAAATTAAACTGGGAGGCGATTGAGGGTCTGACGGATACCTTAGGTTATAACGGAGTTACGTCAAATTATCGCTATGATTTGGCTCCGTACACTTGGGAGCTAACCAATAATTTGAAGAGTGGTAAAGCCATTTTTACTCAACCACCTATGCCGATAAAATGCGCCGGAGCACCACAAAAAGCCATGTACTTATCCTGTGACCATTGGTTGAAAACAGGCAGATTAAACAAACTTAATGTGTCGTTTTACAATGCTGGGGCAGTTTTGTTTGGCGTTTCCGAATATGTTCCTGCTCTTATGGAATATATTGAGAAATACCAAGTCGATACACACTTTAAGCATGAGCTAGTAAAAGTAGATGGTCCTAATAAAAAAGCCTTCTTCTCCTGCGTTGATGAAGAAGGGAATACCAGTATTATCGAAGAAAGCTATGATATGCTTCATGTCTGCCCACCACAAACAACGCCAGATTTTATAAAAAACAGCCCTTTAGTTGACAATGCAGGCTGGGTCGATGTTGATAAAGAAACCATGCAACACAAGTCTTTCTCTAACATTTGGTCTCTTGGTGACGTATCAAATACGCCCAATGCAAAAACCATGGCGGCGGTTCGTAAACAAGCCCCTGTTGTCGCACAAAATATCGTTAATGCCTTACAGAGCAGACAAGAAATCGCTATTTATGATGGTTACGGCTCCTGCCCTCTAACGGTTGAAAAAGGCAAAATTGTCTTGGCAGAATTCGGATATGGCGGTGTTCTCATGCCAACCTTTCCGAATTGGTTAAACAAAGGGACCAAAGCAACCAAGTTGGCTTGGATTTTAAAAGAAGACCTTTTACCTTCTTTCTATTGGCATGGAATGCTTAAGGGCCATGAATGGTTTGTAAAACCTAAAATGCGTAAATAA
- a CDS encoding SulP family inorganic anion transporter, which produces MFLSLLPITAWLKSYNHSKFGQDATAAFIVTMLLIPQSLAYALVAGVPPEVGLYSSILPLILYAIFGTSSSLSVGPVAVASLMTASSLANVAEQGTASYLTGAITLALLSGIILLGMGMMKLGKITNLLSHPVISGFISASGIIIALSQLKHIMGISAHGDNVVSQIISMSESITEINLYTLAVGLSVILFLLLAKRYAKSFFMALKLPETYAAPLAKTAPIMGVLVSIIVVYLFDLQSHGVAITGSIPAGLPQFGLSLPSLSLLQELTLPALMISIIGYVESISVGKTLGAKRGEKVKPNQELIGLGAANLASGFSGGFPVTGGFSRSVVNFDAGAVTQMASVMTAIGILIASLFLTPILYFLPKATLAATIIVAVSGLVDFSILKKTWHFSRNDFYAAFSTIAITLLLGVEIGVASGVILSILLRLSHSSEPHIAEVGLIEGTEHFRNVQRHTVKTFPHLLSLRLDESIFFANSAFLEEKIMSTVQNRPGIQHIIIQCNSISEIDYSALEMLESLNQQLLEKSIKLSLSEVKGPVMDKLKESDFIEHLTGDVYLTHYQAFKTLS; this is translated from the coding sequence ATGTTTTTAAGCTTGCTCCCAATAACAGCTTGGTTAAAGAGTTATAACCACAGTAAGTTTGGTCAAGATGCCACGGCGGCGTTTATCGTCACCATGCTATTAATACCTCAGTCGTTAGCATATGCACTTGTCGCTGGCGTTCCGCCAGAAGTCGGCTTGTACTCCAGTATCTTACCTTTAATTCTGTATGCTATTTTTGGAACAAGCTCTTCATTATCCGTCGGTCCAGTGGCAGTCGCCTCTTTAATGACAGCCTCTTCCTTGGCTAACGTTGCAGAACAAGGCACCGCCAGCTATTTAACAGGAGCGATTACACTCGCACTGTTATCTGGCATCATATTACTTGGGATGGGAATGATGAAGTTAGGTAAAATTACTAACCTGCTTTCCCATCCTGTCATTTCAGGCTTTATCTCTGCCTCTGGCATCATCATCGCCTTAAGCCAGTTAAAGCATATCATGGGCATTAGTGCTCACGGAGATAATGTTGTTTCTCAGATTATCAGCATGTCTGAGAGCATTACTGAGATAAACCTTTATACTTTGGCGGTTGGTCTATCCGTTATCCTGTTTTTATTGCTCGCAAAACGCTATGCCAAGTCATTTTTTATGGCACTAAAGTTACCTGAAACATACGCTGCTCCTCTAGCCAAAACCGCACCTATTATGGGGGTTTTAGTCAGCATTATCGTGGTATACTTATTTGATTTGCAATCTCATGGTGTCGCGATAACAGGAAGTATTCCAGCAGGATTGCCTCAATTCGGTTTATCATTACCATCCTTGTCACTGTTACAAGAGCTTACTTTGCCAGCCCTGATGATTTCTATTATTGGCTATGTTGAATCCATTTCTGTTGGTAAAACACTGGGGGCAAAACGCGGCGAGAAAGTAAAACCAAATCAAGAGTTGATTGGTTTAGGAGCAGCAAACCTAGCATCGGGATTTTCTGGAGGCTTCCCTGTAACAGGCGGTTTTTCTCGTTCTGTGGTCAATTTTGATGCAGGAGCTGTGACCCAAATGGCGAGTGTCATGACGGCGATTGGAATCTTGATTGCTTCTCTTTTTCTAACCCCGATACTTTATTTTTTGCCAAAAGCTACTTTAGCAGCAACGATAATTGTTGCCGTATCTGGCTTAGTCGATTTTTCGATTCTAAAGAAAACTTGGCATTTCTCACGCAATGACTTCTATGCTGCTTTTTCTACCATTGCGATTACCTTATTGCTGGGTGTGGAAATAGGTGTGGCTTCTGGCGTCATTTTATCAATTTTATTGCGTTTATCTCATTCGTCTGAACCTCATATTGCCGAAGTTGGACTTATTGAAGGCACAGAGCACTTTAGAAACGTGCAGCGCCATACAGTAAAAACCTTTCCTCATTTATTGAGCTTGCGCCTTGATGAAAGTATTTTCTTTGCTAACTCGGCGTTTCTCGAAGAAAAAATTATGAGCACAGTTCAAAATAGGCCTGGAATCCAACACATTATTATTCAATGCAATTCAATCAGTGAAATTGATTATAGCGCACTTGAGATGCTCGAATCCCTTAACCAACAGCTCCTAGAGAAAAGCATCAAGCTTTCCTTATCTGAAGTGAAAGGCCCTGTCATGGACAAGCTAAAAGAAAGCGATTTTATTGAGCATCTAACTGGAGATGTTTACCTAACGCATTATCAAGCGTTCAAAACATTGTCTTGA
- a CDS encoding Crp/Fnr family transcriptional regulator produces MKTETIRLKKYHQLIKQGDALKNLFILKSGSIKEVSINEDGSSFITKFHFKGDVLGLNSIDLEYHPTSFLTLEDTIVEKFNFQELLSNSVSFHYFFTKMSESVTEYTIRKRVFTQKSEGKISSLLLELFNKNPDSPDYFNMSMTREDIANHLGLSEFTVSRILSKLQKESIIEIKAKSRSIKLIDKKKLENRSL; encoded by the coding sequence ATGAAGACAGAAACTATAAGATTAAAAAAGTATCACCAACTCATAAAACAAGGCGATGCTTTAAAAAATCTTTTCATTTTAAAAAGCGGTTCAATAAAAGAAGTTAGCATTAATGAAGATGGTAGTAGTTTTATCACTAAATTTCATTTTAAAGGTGACGTTCTAGGCTTAAATTCAATCGACCTTGAGTATCACCCGACGTCATTTTTAACTTTAGAAGACACAATCGTTGAAAAATTTAATTTTCAAGAACTGCTATCGAACAGTGTGTCATTTCATTATTTTTTTACCAAGATGAGTGAGAGTGTTACCGAATATACAATAAGGAAAAGAGTTTTCACTCAAAAATCCGAAGGTAAAATATCTTCTTTACTGTTAGAGCTCTTTAATAAAAACCCAGATTCCCCCGACTACTTTAATATGTCAATGACAAGAGAGGATATAGCAAACCACCTAGGCCTAAGCGAATTTACCGTCAGCAGAATATTAAGCAAACTACAAAAAGAAAGCATAATTGAAATAAAAGCAAAAAGCAGAAGTATTAAACTCATTGACAAAAAGAAATTGGAAAATAGGAGTCTCTAA
- a CDS encoding DUF2798 domain-containing protein, with translation MSILMVTIMTATITIINTGITEGFLERWGKAYLISWPIAFCIIFIFGKRIQTLSQKICSK, from the coding sequence ATGTCAATATTAATGGTAACCATAATGACGGCAACCATAACAATAATAAATACAGGTATCACAGAAGGTTTCTTAGAGAGATGGGGGAAAGCTTATTTGATTTCTTGGCCTATCGCATTCTGCATCATCTTTATTTTTGGGAAAAGAATACAAACGCTATCACAAAAAATCTGTAGTAAATAA
- a CDS encoding rhodanese-like domain-containing protein — MKYTEKFQTMATFAQSQVEGITPDSVDDRILAGAIALDIRDSDEHINGHIKGSMNISRGKLEMLIEDQIPNLNTEILCYCNANNRGALSAASLKSMGYKNAKYIAGGLNAYKKLA, encoded by the coding sequence ATGAAATACACTGAAAAATTTCAAACTATGGCCACCTTCGCTCAGTCTCAAGTTGAAGGCATAACACCCGACTCTGTAGATGATCGCATTCTAGCAGGCGCTATTGCTCTAGACATTCGGGATTCTGATGAACATATCAATGGTCACATCAAAGGCTCAATGAATATTAGCCGAGGGAAGTTAGAAATGCTAATTGAAGATCAAATCCCAAATTTAAACACAGAAATTTTATGCTATTGCAATGCCAATAACCGAGGAGCACTGTCTGCGGCATCACTAAAATCAATGGGTTATAAAAATGCAAAATACATTGCTGGTGGATTGAACGCATATAAGAAACTAGCTTAA
- a CDS encoding helix-turn-helix domain-containing protein, whose amino-acid sequence MFLYIKKQLISFLMINLLQQIKNRRLALKLKQNDMIMRIGISRQQYQRLEAKGNPRLDTLELIAKGLNSDVMLIPKEKLNAVLAVLENDGNNTSLPNKQPTHADEQKKLSDDPWKGLLEDGDEYDNGN is encoded by the coding sequence ATGTTTCTATATATTAAAAAGCAACTTATTAGTTTCCTTATGATAAACCTACTACAGCAAATCAAAAATCGCCGTTTAGCACTGAAACTCAAGCAGAATGACATGATAATGCGTATTGGTATTTCTAGGCAGCAATACCAGCGGCTTGAAGCAAAGGGCAACCCAAGACTCGATACGCTTGAACTGATTGCTAAGGGCCTAAATAGCGACGTCATGCTGATTCCAAAAGAAAAGCTGAATGCTGTTTTAGCTGTTCTTGAAAATGATGGTAACAACACATCTTTACCAAATAAACAGCCAACTCATGCTGACGAACAAAAAAAACTATCGGATGATCCATGGAAAGGACTATTAGAAGATGGAGACGAATATGACAACGGAAATTAG
- a CDS encoding type II toxin-antitoxin system HipA family toxin, whose product MTTEISVLKLTLHGHLVGYLAGAKNGRNLLHFAESFQSSTARPTFSLTTHPNFPRADKMLSEPWATNQRLHPILSNLLPEGSLRELIAQGLKTHVDNEFHILSYLGMDLPGALVAEPMEPEDVPVHLFSSHGQVKAVKFDKLSQENKFSLAGVQMKFSMKEKDGRYNLSKDNVLGDWIVKTPSTKHKEVPANEFTAMTLASLIGVDIPEIKLVEIDQLDNLPQINLPDEKLAFAIKRFDRRDDQRIHMEDFAQVLVKYPHEKYSSGNYEQIAKILYQFSGNGLSDVQQLARRILTNILLANGDAHLKNWSLLYTDQVTPRLSPAYDIVTTSVYIKSEQHFALNLAKTKAWYDVSYKHFEHWATKSDIPWRAIKPHLDDAMEKARSLWPQALLDLPMNEEHKQQLKAHWQRLHEDFRV is encoded by the coding sequence ATGACAACGGAAATTAGTGTTCTTAAGTTGACGTTACATGGCCATCTAGTGGGATATTTGGCGGGGGCAAAAAATGGACGTAATCTTCTTCATTTTGCTGAAAGCTTTCAATCTAGTACAGCTCGCCCTACTTTTAGCTTAACCACCCATCCAAATTTTCCACGTGCCGATAAAATGCTATCTGAGCCATGGGCGACAAACCAACGTCTGCACCCTATTTTGTCCAATCTATTGCCTGAAGGTTCTTTGCGAGAACTGATCGCTCAAGGGCTCAAAACTCATGTTGATAATGAGTTCCATATTTTGTCTTATCTGGGTATGGATTTACCGGGTGCATTAGTCGCTGAACCGATGGAGCCTGAAGATGTTCCTGTCCATTTATTCTCATCTCATGGTCAAGTAAAAGCGGTTAAATTCGACAAACTCAGCCAAGAGAACAAGTTCTCCTTGGCAGGCGTTCAGATGAAGTTTTCCATGAAAGAAAAAGACGGTCGATATAATCTTTCGAAAGATAATGTGCTGGGTGATTGGATTGTGAAAACACCCTCCACTAAACACAAAGAAGTGCCCGCCAATGAGTTTACTGCCATGACTCTCGCTTCTCTCATTGGCGTGGATATTCCTGAAATAAAATTGGTCGAGATAGACCAATTAGACAACCTTCCTCAAATCAACCTTCCGGATGAAAAATTAGCTTTCGCCATAAAACGGTTTGATCGGCGTGACGACCAACGCATTCACATGGAAGACTTTGCTCAAGTTCTTGTGAAGTACCCACATGAAAAATACAGTTCTGGCAACTACGAACAAATAGCAAAAATCCTGTATCAGTTTTCTGGTAATGGTTTAAGTGATGTCCAGCAACTTGCTCGTCGTATACTCACCAACATCCTATTAGCAAACGGCGACGCCCATTTGAAAAACTGGAGCTTACTGTATACAGATCAAGTCACACCCAGACTTTCCCCTGCTTACGACATAGTCACCACCAGTGTTTATATTAAAAGTGAGCAACACTTTGCCCTTAATCTAGCTAAGACAAAAGCTTGGTACGATGTCTCATATAAGCACTTTGAACATTGGGCTACTAAATCAGATATTCCATGGCGAGCGATCAAACCGCATCTGGACGATGCGATGGAAAAAGCCAGAAGCCTTTGGCCTCAGGCTTTGCTCGACTTACCGATGAATGAAGAGCACAAACAACAGCTAAAAGCGCATTGGCAGAGACTTCATGAAGATTTTCGAGTTTAA
- a CDS encoding DUF411 domain-containing protein has product MKVINKSIATSILTLVSASVFAQPIIDLYKSPTCGCCVKWGELMKAEGYTVNYHHTEDWSSLKKDVGMPMQLQSCHTAVIDGYLIEGHVPEQDVARLILEKPENVSGLAVPGMPRYSPGMAAKGQQYKDFNVIQFSQKGTMTVYQQY; this is encoded by the coding sequence ATGAAGGTAATAAATAAAAGCATTGCAACTTCAATCTTAACGTTAGTCAGTGCAAGCGTGTTTGCACAACCTATAATAGATCTCTACAAGTCTCCGACATGTGGTTGTTGTGTTAAATGGGGGGAGCTAATGAAGGCAGAGGGATATACCGTTAATTATCATCACACAGAAGACTGGTCCTCTTTAAAAAAAGATGTGGGTATGCCCATGCAACTACAATCGTGTCACACCGCTGTAATCGACGGTTACTTAATTGAAGGGCATGTGCCAGAACAAGATGTGGCACGTTTAATACTTGAGAAACCTGAAAATGTATCAGGGTTGGCTGTGCCTGGAATGCCAAGGTATTCTCCTGGCATGGCTGCAAAAGGTCAGCAATACAAAGATTTTAATGTGATTCAGTTTAGCCAAAAAGGAACGATGACAGTTTATCAACAATATTGA